A genomic window from Phycisphaerales bacterium includes:
- a CDS encoding HAD-IA family hydrolase — MSWKPPRCVVFDWGGVILKHHRCWADACASAGIDVRAGHEAIELVMERRALNQRFQAGQIEAAEFYPALAKATGGLYTPEEVRRVHDAWLTEEYSGVAELIRKLVALPRVETALLSNTNACHWARMADFPTAGLLKHKHASHLLGHAKPSLEIYRAFERATGFSGTDILFFDDLPDNVVAAHQVGWHAEQIDHTGDTAAQLARHLARYEVL, encoded by the coding sequence GTGAGCTGGAAACCGCCGCGTTGTGTTGTGTTTGACTGGGGTGGGGTGATCCTCAAGCACCATCGGTGCTGGGCGGATGCGTGCGCGAGCGCGGGGATTGACGTGCGCGCGGGGCATGAGGCGATCGAGCTGGTGATGGAGCGGCGGGCGCTGAACCAGCGGTTTCAGGCGGGGCAGATCGAGGCCGCGGAGTTCTATCCCGCGCTGGCGAAGGCGACGGGCGGGCTGTACACGCCGGAGGAAGTGCGGCGCGTGCACGATGCGTGGCTGACGGAGGAGTACTCCGGCGTCGCGGAGTTGATCCGCAAGCTTGTCGCGCTGCCGCGGGTGGAGACGGCGCTGCTGAGCAACACCAACGCGTGCCACTGGGCGCGGATGGCAGACTTCCCCACGGCCGGCCTGCTGAAGCACAAGCACGCGAGCCACCTGCTGGGGCACGCGAAGCCGTCGCTGGAGATCTACCGCGCCTTCGAGCGGGCGACGGGGTTCAGCGGCACGGACATTCTGTTCTTTGATGACCTGCCTGACAATGTGGTGGCCGCGCACCAGGTGGGGTGGCACGCGGAGCAGATCGATCACACGGGGGACACGGCGGCGCAGCTGGCGCGGCATCTGGCGAGGTATGAGGTCCTGTAG
- a CDS encoding immunoglobulin domain-containing protein, whose translation MRLLHLIVAVVVVVCAGTVSRGQCTIAWSTENPFGGVNGEMYAMAVWDHDGPGPDGPQLVVGGNFQWAGAVRASNVARWDGEQWHAIGAGVTFQIRSLAVHADGRLIAGGGGSVSTCSGGVWAPMGGSLPGVRAVTVLSNGDVVAAGDIGAESGRAHVVHWTGTTWKPLGEGFDAPVESLAAVANGTLIAGGEFSGVGSTPARGVARWNGVAWQALGPGLLADGPPHIYAVRPMSDGSIAVGGLFNSAGGLPASNVARWDGTAWQRLAGGCDGAVHSLLELQDGRLCALGNFTSADAVAARSAAVWDGVTWSPMANGVRQGVLTAAQLPTGMIAAAGGMLLGGAMIQTPLTTWNGTHWLDTQEPAVGAIQAFAVAPDGTLYAGVYGMYVLPGQNSSFGRSGGIYRRTGSQWEVIGTGTTRPDAMCVLQNGDLIVADQGMTSVNGVAVNRLARWDGATWSSYGEGINGPVLAMSVAEDGRLLIAGDFTEAGGSAVNRIAWWDGSAATPIGSGITSGQVRSVSIGEDGAIVASTNAIWRWDGSGWHVDGGFGFASIRSVVADSLGRYYFAGGGFENWYTAPDGWTFSLGIHSLLTGPPNSVFARWGGVAGAPRNPVQSLLKRRDGDFFVLYQSAAANERRFAMFARSFWPQLTADVGPRAWAVAELPGGRIVIGGEFESIGTIASPRFAEGLLQNIPEFVEHPQDVQMTQCETVQLHASVAGGPPPAYRWMYGPHELNGHFWVQSADTNTLTITRPPTSVSGSSIRLRVTTPCGNFYSEPAVLTVFSPADFNRDGDTGTDQDIEAFFACLGGTCCAACGSADVNGDGNVGTDQDIESFFRVLGGGAC comes from the coding sequence ATGCGGCTGCTGCACTTAATCGTGGCGGTTGTTGTGGTGGTGTGCGCGGGGACGGTTTCGCGCGGCCAGTGCACCATCGCGTGGTCCACTGAGAATCCGTTCGGTGGTGTGAACGGAGAGATGTACGCGATGGCGGTGTGGGATCACGACGGGCCCGGGCCGGACGGGCCGCAACTCGTCGTGGGCGGCAACTTCCAGTGGGCGGGAGCGGTGCGGGCGAGCAACGTCGCGCGGTGGGATGGTGAGCAGTGGCACGCAATTGGTGCGGGGGTCACATTCCAAATTCGGTCATTGGCGGTGCACGCTGATGGTCGGTTGATCGCTGGAGGTGGCGGAAGCGTGAGCACGTGCAGTGGCGGCGTCTGGGCTCCAATGGGGGGCTCACTCCCTGGCGTGCGGGCGGTGACAGTGCTGTCGAACGGAGACGTCGTGGCCGCGGGAGACATCGGGGCAGAGTCGGGGCGGGCACATGTGGTTCATTGGACCGGGACCACGTGGAAGCCGCTTGGAGAGGGATTCGACGCTCCGGTGGAATCACTCGCGGCCGTTGCCAACGGGACGCTGATCGCCGGGGGCGAGTTCAGCGGTGTCGGCAGCACGCCTGCGCGAGGTGTTGCACGATGGAACGGTGTGGCGTGGCAAGCATTGGGACCGGGGCTGCTCGCCGATGGGCCGCCGCACATCTACGCAGTGCGGCCGATGAGCGACGGCAGCATTGCCGTCGGGGGCCTCTTCAATTCAGCAGGCGGCTTGCCGGCGAGCAATGTAGCGCGATGGGACGGGACCGCTTGGCAGCGATTGGCAGGTGGATGTGATGGAGCGGTCCACTCGCTCCTGGAACTGCAGGATGGGCGATTGTGCGCACTCGGGAACTTCACCTCTGCCGACGCAGTTGCCGCACGGTCCGCCGCCGTGTGGGATGGTGTTACGTGGTCACCGATGGCGAATGGTGTCCGCCAAGGCGTGCTTACCGCGGCGCAGTTGCCCACCGGGATGATTGCTGCCGCGGGCGGAATGCTGCTCGGGGGAGCCATGATTCAGACGCCGCTGACGACGTGGAACGGGACACACTGGCTCGACACGCAGGAGCCGGCAGTCGGCGCCATCCAGGCGTTTGCTGTCGCTCCCGACGGCACGCTCTACGCGGGCGTTTATGGCATGTATGTGCTCCCTGGGCAGAACTCCTCCTTCGGTAGGTCGGGGGGAATTTACCGTCGCACGGGCTCGCAATGGGAGGTCATCGGTACGGGGACCACACGTCCCGACGCCATGTGCGTCTTGCAGAACGGCGACCTGATCGTTGCCGATCAAGGAATGACGAGTGTCAATGGTGTGGCGGTAAACAGGCTGGCCAGGTGGGATGGTGCGACTTGGTCGAGCTACGGCGAAGGGATCAACGGTCCAGTACTTGCAATGAGCGTCGCCGAGGATGGCCGCCTGTTGATCGCTGGCGACTTCACTGAGGCAGGCGGTAGCGCCGTGAACCGCATCGCATGGTGGGATGGCTCGGCTGCGACTCCGATTGGCTCCGGAATCACATCGGGGCAGGTCCGATCCGTGTCGATCGGGGAGGACGGAGCGATCGTCGCAAGCACAAACGCGATCTGGCGCTGGGACGGCTCAGGCTGGCATGTCGATGGGGGGTTTGGATTCGCGTCGATCCGGTCTGTAGTCGCTGACAGTCTGGGACGGTACTACTTCGCAGGCGGGGGCTTCGAGAACTGGTACACCGCTCCCGATGGATGGACATTCTCTCTCGGTATCCATTCGTTGCTGACCGGCCCGCCCAACTCGGTTTTCGCACGGTGGGGCGGAGTCGCGGGAGCGCCGAGGAATCCAGTTCAGAGCCTGCTAAAACGCAGGGATGGCGACTTTTTCGTTCTCTATCAGAGTGCAGCAGCAAACGAGCGGCGATTTGCGATGTTCGCACGGAGCTTCTGGCCGCAGCTCACTGCGGATGTAGGGCCGCGTGCCTGGGCGGTGGCCGAGCTGCCTGGAGGACGAATCGTCATCGGAGGCGAGTTTGAGAGCATCGGCACGATCGCAAGCCCGCGATTTGCAGAGGGTTTGCTTCAGAACATTCCGGAGTTCGTCGAGCACCCCCAGGACGTGCAGATGACGCAGTGCGAGACCGTGCAGCTACATGCGAGTGTGGCGGGCGGCCCGCCCCCCGCCTACCGGTGGATGTATGGACCTCATGAACTTAACGGACACTTCTGGGTTCAGAGCGCTGACACAAACACGCTCACGATCACGCGTCCTCCCACGAGCGTGAGCGGCAGTTCGATCCGTCTTCGAGTCACAACACCCTGTGGTAACTTCTACAGCGAACCTGCTGTGCTGACCGTGTTCTCACCCGCCGACTTCAACCGCGACGGCGACACCGGCACCGATCAGGACATTGAGGCGTTCTTTGCGTGCCTGGGTGGTACGTGCTGCGCGGCGTGCGGGAGTGCGGATGTGAATGGGGATGGGAACGTTGGGACGGACCAGGACATCGAGAGCTTCTTCCGCGTGCTGGGAGGCGGGGCCTGCTGA